Proteins co-encoded in one Spirosoma endbachense genomic window:
- a CDS encoding DMT family transporter, whose amino-acid sequence MITQSPARKWAYFLALSIIWGSSYILLKKGLESFSYIAAATIRLGSAGLVFLPLGLAFFRKIPSGKWPLVVLSGLLSSLIPSYLFSLSQEHLQSSTAGILLAITPSFTFLSSLFFVRKTYSSLQILGLFLGLFCSVTLSLLSSTGLNLSINGYVFLIVIATLCYGININLVKQYLADVPPLHLSTVSVTLNGLLAFLFVYLPNQTLFQFTPDTISSYLALVTLGVVGTALAQVLHVKLIYSSSPLFASAITYLIPVVAIFWGILDNESFTVNHFIACLGILASVYLIRQEANQIA is encoded by the coding sequence ATGATCACACAATCACCAGCCAGAAAATGGGCGTATTTTCTGGCTCTCTCTATCATTTGGGGTAGTAGCTACATCCTGCTTAAGAAAGGACTGGAAAGTTTTAGCTATATAGCCGCGGCAACGATTCGTTTAGGGTCGGCGGGGTTGGTTTTTCTGCCGTTAGGCTTAGCTTTTTTCCGAAAGATTCCTTCCGGCAAATGGCCTCTGGTTGTATTATCCGGTTTGCTCAGTTCGCTGATTCCCTCCTATCTGTTTAGTCTATCGCAGGAGCATTTACAGAGTTCAACGGCGGGGATTCTGCTGGCCATAACGCCTTCCTTTACCTTTCTAAGCTCACTTTTTTTCGTCAGAAAAACGTACTCATCCCTTCAGATTCTGGGTCTATTTCTGGGTCTATTCTGCTCGGTTACCCTAAGTTTATTGTCCTCTACTGGCCTGAATCTATCGATCAATGGGTACGTGTTTCTGATAGTCATTGCCACCTTATGTTACGGGATCAATATCAATCTTGTCAAACAGTATTTAGCCGATGTGCCACCCCTGCATTTAAGCACAGTGAGCGTAACCCTCAATGGCCTGCTCGCTTTCCTGTTTGTTTATCTTCCCAATCAGACATTGTTTCAGTTTACGCCAGACACAATAAGTTCCTATCTGGCTTTGGTAACGCTGGGTGTTGTTGGAACGGCTCTGGCTCAGGTGCTTCACGTAAAATTGATCTATAGTTCGTCGCCACTATTTGCCAGCGCAATTACGTATCTGATACCAGTCGTAGCGATTTTCTGGGGAATCCTGGACAATGAATCCTTTACAGTTAACCATTTTATTGCCTGTCTGGGCATATTGGCATCCGTTTATCTGATTCGTCAGGAGGCTAATCAGATTGCCTAG
- a CDS encoding glycoside hydrolase family 9 protein: MMSRLLFFLCLSVALSAFMLRADESAVIRVNLLGYRPSSPKTAVWGSLTEKKTARFQIVNAETDQVVWQREVGQAFGAYGPFQQTYRLNFSAFRQQGRFYLRTDEGTRSPTFRIDENVYDGAADFCLRYMRQQRSGYNPFLKDSCHTHDGYTMYGPMPDSTHIDASGGWHDASDYLQYVTTSANATYHLLAALRDFPDAFTDQHQTNGLTGANGQPDVLDEARWGLDWLMKMHPSDDWLFNQLGDDRDHAGLRIPKEDNFYGKGFERPVYFATGEPQGLFKYKNRATGVASTAGKVSSALALGYQLMRKLPADYVDRVYIDRLRQRAQSAYKLGEQKPGNAQTAPGRAPYFYEEDNYVDDMELAAVEQLNLSGTTSKQAGQWRSTALKFARQEPITPWIENDTARHYQWYPFVNIGHAELAKRFPASQRKTVTDFYKRGIETVWQRAKQNAFYRGVPFIWCSNNLTTSFATQCLWYRQLTSDQQYAALEQANFDWLFGCNPWGTSFVYGLPANADTPADPHSAFTHLKQYPIDGGLVDGPVRGSIYKNLIGITLHAPDEYAAFQSDVAVYHDDFGDYSTNEPTMDGTASLVYLLAAKQSEKRPKPAALTQSLAAGNQQANVDAKSTYFKGAKIRGDTSVRQLALVFTGDEFADGGTTIARVLRKHNVRASFFLTGRFLRNRANASLVQQLRRDGHYIGPHSDQHLLYCDWTKRDSLLVTHEEFSKDLKANYAALGRFGIQRSKAKLFLPPYEWYNDSISIWTQSAGLQLINYTPGTLSHADYTTPEASNYRDSQTILQSIRDHQQRSATGLNGFILLMHIGTDPARTDKLYDYLDDLLTELQTSAYQLVKVNRL, translated from the coding sequence ATGATGAGTCGCTTGCTTTTTTTTCTGTGTCTATCGGTCGCTCTGTCTGCGTTTATGTTGCGCGCCGATGAATCAGCGGTTATTCGGGTAAACTTATTAGGTTACCGACCATCCAGCCCTAAAACAGCCGTGTGGGGAAGCCTGACGGAGAAGAAAACGGCCCGTTTTCAGATCGTCAATGCCGAGACCGATCAGGTTGTCTGGCAACGTGAAGTTGGACAGGCATTCGGCGCATACGGACCATTCCAGCAGACGTACCGACTCAACTTTTCGGCATTCCGGCAACAAGGTCGCTTTTACCTTCGCACCGATGAAGGCACACGGTCGCCTACATTCCGCATTGATGAGAACGTATACGATGGTGCGGCTGATTTCTGCCTGCGGTACATGCGTCAGCAACGCAGTGGCTACAACCCCTTTCTAAAAGACTCCTGCCACACCCACGATGGCTATACGATGTATGGCCCCATGCCCGATAGTACCCATATCGATGCGTCCGGAGGCTGGCACGATGCGTCCGACTATCTGCAATATGTGACAACCTCCGCCAATGCTACTTATCATCTGCTGGCCGCCCTCCGCGACTTTCCGGATGCCTTTACCGATCAACACCAGACAAACGGCCTGACGGGAGCGAACGGGCAACCCGATGTGCTCGACGAAGCGCGCTGGGGCCTCGACTGGCTGATGAAAATGCACCCAAGCGACGATTGGCTGTTCAATCAGTTGGGCGACGACCGTGATCATGCAGGGTTACGCATTCCGAAGGAAGACAATTTTTACGGCAAGGGCTTTGAACGCCCCGTTTACTTCGCAACGGGTGAACCACAGGGTCTGTTTAAATATAAAAATCGGGCAACAGGTGTCGCGTCGACGGCCGGGAAAGTTAGCAGTGCACTGGCTCTGGGCTACCAGCTCATGCGGAAACTCCCAGCGGATTATGTTGATCGGGTCTATATTGACCGGCTTCGGCAGCGGGCGCAATCGGCCTATAAACTCGGGGAACAAAAACCCGGAAACGCACAAACAGCGCCTGGACGGGCACCCTATTTCTACGAAGAAGATAATTACGTGGATGATATGGAACTGGCCGCCGTTGAACAATTAAATCTGTCGGGGACTACCAGCAAACAGGCTGGGCAATGGCGTAGCACCGCGCTGAAGTTTGCCCGTCAGGAGCCAATTACGCCCTGGATCGAGAATGATACGGCTCGCCATTATCAGTGGTATCCGTTCGTCAATATCGGTCATGCTGAGCTGGCCAAACGGTTCCCCGCCAGTCAGCGAAAAACGGTTACTGACTTCTATAAACGAGGCATCGAAACCGTTTGGCAACGGGCAAAACAAAATGCGTTTTATCGGGGAGTGCCTTTCATTTGGTGCAGCAATAATCTTACGACCTCGTTCGCAACCCAATGCCTCTGGTATCGGCAACTTACCAGCGATCAGCAATATGCCGCACTTGAACAAGCCAATTTTGACTGGCTGTTTGGCTGCAATCCGTGGGGAACGAGTTTTGTGTATGGCCTGCCCGCCAACGCAGATACACCTGCCGATCCGCACTCGGCATTTACTCATTTGAAACAATACCCCATTGATGGTGGGCTCGTTGACGGACCCGTACGAGGTAGTATCTACAAAAACCTGATCGGGATTACGCTCCATGCGCCCGACGAGTATGCTGCCTTTCAAAGTGATGTTGCCGTCTATCACGACGATTTTGGTGACTACAGTACCAATGAGCCCACAATGGACGGTACAGCATCACTCGTTTACCTGTTGGCCGCTAAACAGTCCGAAAAACGACCGAAACCAGCCGCACTGACTCAATCGTTAGCTGCAGGAAATCAGCAGGCGAATGTGGACGCAAAGTCCACTTACTTCAAGGGCGCCAAAATTCGGGGCGATACGAGCGTCCGGCAACTCGCCCTGGTCTTTACAGGCGACGAATTTGCCGATGGTGGAACTACGATTGCTCGTGTTCTGCGAAAACACAACGTACGAGCGTCGTTCTTTCTGACCGGACGTTTCCTGCGTAATCGGGCCAACGCTTCATTGGTACAGCAGCTTCGTCGTGATGGTCATTACATCGGTCCCCACTCTGATCAGCACCTTCTCTACTGCGACTGGACCAAGCGTGACAGTTTACTCGTCACCCATGAGGAGTTCAGTAAAGACCTTAAAGCGAATTACGCAGCTCTGGGCCGGTTTGGCATCCAACGAAGTAAAGCAAAACTATTTTTACCTCCCTACGAATGGTATAATGACAGCATTTCGATCTGGACGCAAAGCGCAGGTTTACAACTTATTAACTATACCCCAGGCACCCTAAGCCACGCCGATTACACCACACCAGAGGCCAGTAATTACCGCGACAGCCAGACAATTCTTCAATCCATTCGTGATCACCAGCAACGGTCAGCCACGGGTTTGAATGGATTTATTTTACTGATGCACATCGGTACAGATCCCGCCCGCACCGATAAACTATACGACTATCTGGATGACTTGTTGACAGAGCTACAAACCAGCGCTTACCAACTGGTAAAGGTCAATCGGTTATAA
- a CDS encoding cupin domain-containing protein, which produces MKSILLFTIALCLYAPGNLLAQQHAHTTSTGNSEVSFAIIRQQILADKGLENREVKLLIVDFPPNSTSTAHRHPCPTFGYVLEGEIESVFEGKTYLYKKGDSFYEETNGLHSSARNNHPTAPAKLLVFFLAEKGKPTSVPEKK; this is translated from the coding sequence ATGAAATCAATTCTTCTCTTTACCATTGCCCTGTGCCTTTACGCACCCGGTAACCTGCTTGCCCAACAACACGCGCATACAACCAGCACCGGAAATTCGGAGGTAAGTTTTGCTATTATCCGTCAACAGATTCTGGCGGATAAAGGGCTTGAAAATCGGGAAGTTAAGCTATTGATTGTCGATTTTCCACCCAACAGTACCTCGACAGCCCATCGGCATCCCTGCCCAACTTTCGGCTATGTGCTCGAAGGAGAAATCGAGTCGGTTTTTGAGGGGAAAACGTATTTGTACAAAAAAGGAGATTCATTTTATGAAGAAACGAATGGTTTGCACAGTTCAGCGCGCAATAACCATCCAACCGCTCCTGCCAAACTACTGGTATTCTTCCTTGCCGAAAAAGGCAAACCGACCTCCGTGCCCGAAAAAAAGTAA
- a CDS encoding carboxymuconolactone decarboxylase family protein has product MKARMHIKSVEPRVYKAMLEAEKQMATFNIDPKLNELIKLRVSQLNGCGYCLNMHARDARKLGETEQRLYTLSAWWETPFFTETEQAVLRLAEELTQLTNRGVSDEVYTKALDLLGEQTLAQVIFAIITINSWNRIAISTHLVADQD; this is encoded by the coding sequence ATGAAAGCAAGAATGCATATTAAGTCGGTTGAACCACGGGTTTATAAAGCTATGCTGGAAGCCGAAAAACAGATGGCAACGTTTAATATCGATCCAAAACTTAATGAACTGATTAAACTAAGAGTCTCACAGTTAAATGGTTGTGGTTATTGCCTCAACATGCACGCCAGAGATGCCCGGAAACTGGGCGAAACCGAACAGCGGCTTTATACGCTGAGTGCGTGGTGGGAAACGCCGTTCTTTACCGAAACAGAACAGGCCGTTCTACGGCTGGCCGAAGAACTGACACAACTCACCAATCGGGGCGTTTCTGACGAAGTTTATACGAAGGCGCTCGATCTATTAGGCGAGCAAACACTGGCGCAGGTAATTTTTGCGATCATCACGATCAATAGCTGGAACCGCATTGCTATTTCAACTCATCTGGTGGCCGATCAGGACTGA